From Pseudorasbora parva isolate DD20220531a chromosome 25, ASM2467924v1, whole genome shotgun sequence, one genomic window encodes:
- the cart2 gene encoding cocaine- and amphetamine-regulated transcript 2, with amino-acid sequence MLYLHQNFQLRRITALRAQVPKLPPIRTMESSSLRTRMAVCALLLCLLTGARANDSEPEIEVELDTRAIRDFYPKDPNLTSEKQLLGALQEVLEKLQTKRIPPWEKKFGQVPMCDLGEQCAIRKGARIGKMCDCPRGALCNFFLLKCL; translated from the exons ATGCTTTATTTGCACCAAAACTTTCAACTGAGACGTATAACGGCGTTGCGCGCTCAAGTGCCAAAGCTCCCTCCAATCAGGACCATGGAGAGCTCCAGTCTGAGGACGCGCATGGctgtgtgcgcgctgctgctcTGCTTGTTGACCGGAGCCAGAGCGAACGACTCTGAGCCGGAGATAGAGGTGGAACTGGACACGAGAGCCATCAGAGACTTTTACCCCAAAGACCCAAACCTGACAAGTGAAAAACAGCTT CTCGGGGCTCTGCAAGAAGTTCTGGAAAAGCTGCAGACGAAACGAATTCCACCTTGGGAGAAGAAATTTGGTCAAGTTCCCAtg TGTGATTTGGGGGAGCAGTGCGCGATCAGAAAAGGCGCTCGAATCGGAAAGATGTGCGACTGTCCGCGCGGAGCTCTCTGCAACTTTTTCTTGTTGAAGTGTTTGTGA